CTCGTCATATTCACCATTCATCATATTCAAGCGTAAACATGCTGCAATCCATTCCCCTTTTGACATCTGTTGCTGCCATTGTTTTGGAAATTCCATTTGTATCACCTCAACTTGTATACAAGTATTCTAATCCAAAAAACCATTTTTGTAAACGCTTACTTATTCGTTTTTAATAAAATTTTTCACCAACTTTTGAGCAGTCGGTCATTCAAACATCAAAAAACAGCTTTACTGCAAGATTTCTCTCACAGACAAGCTGTCTTGTTATCATATAAAGTTAGATATCTTTTTTAGCAATTAACCATGCATTCCCTGCAAATAAGATAATGCATGAAGCAATGTTAATAATCCATTGCACATTCGTAAATGACATTTCGTCCTCTAACGTTTTTTGCGTTAAGTAACCAATCGGAATATAGTTTAATGCTTCCATCAATTTCGGACCTATTTGTGGAATCAATGGAATAAACGGTGACACAATCGTTAAAAAGAGTAGTAAGAATATCCCTAACGTATAGACAAATGCAGGTTTTTGGATGATCAAATTAAACATAAATAATAATAAGCCATAGATAAAAAAGAGCATCAAATAAAACATTGGCAATTGTCCAACTAATTTCATATCGATACTTGGACCTTGTGTCGTCCCATACATCATATACGTAATACCTAGTACCAATACTGTCATTAAGACACTCAGCACAATGATTGAAATTGATTTTGCCACTAAATACTGAATACGATGATGCAAGCTATTTAAATAAAGTTGAATCGTTCCTTCTGAAATATCTCGACTTAATGTTTTAA
This region of Staphylococcus sp. IVB6240 genomic DNA includes:
- a CDS encoding ABC transporter permease; its protein translation is MNSLQLVKFDMLSVLKSPLTYIAILLGVLPIVVVVSVVVATGDEVDPNMILSMEKWFFSLIGMMFIVKTLSRDISEGTIQLYLNSLHHRIQYLVAKSISIIVLSVLMTVLVLGITYMMYGTTQGPSIDMKLVGQLPMFYLMLFFIYGLLLFMFNLIIQKPAFVYTLGIFLLLFLTIVSPFIPLIPQIGPKLMEALNYIPIGYLTQKTLEDEMSFTNVQWIINIASCIILFAGNAWLIAKKDI